A single genomic interval of Musa acuminata AAA Group cultivar baxijiao chromosome BXJ3-4, Cavendish_Baxijiao_AAA, whole genome shotgun sequence harbors:
- the LOC103981927 gene encoding uncharacterized protein At5g65660, with translation MDGAELATTPTPALNHPSRPTLGFPLGTALLLIVIFCLSGIFSCCYHWEKLRSLRDRRRRHGNQPSLAAVEDGQLPQFSLSSPASKVALQHQENKVERIPSFPVIMPGDRMPKFMAWPCPPGGHQEAFTHNPSSIS, from the exons ATGGACGGCGCGGAGCTGGCGACGACGCCAACACCAGCTTTGAATCATCCCTCGAGACCGACGCTGGGGTTCCCTCTGGGCACCGCGCTTCTGCTCATCGTCATCTTCTGCCTCAGCGGCATCTTCTCTTGCTGCTACCACTGGGAGAAGCTCCGTTCCCTCCgagaccgccgccgccgccacggaAACCAACCTTCCCTGGCCGCCGTGGAAGATGGCCAGCTTCCCCAGTTTTCTCTATCGTCTCCTGCGTCCAAGGTCGCACTCCAGCATCAG GAGAATAAGGTGGAAAGAATCCCAAGCTTTCCTGTCATAATGCCGGGGGATAGAATGCCCAAATTCATGGCGTGGCCTTGTCCACCCGGAGGACACCAGGAGGCATTCACGCACAATCCCTCCTCCATTTCGTAG